A part of Apodemus sylvaticus chromosome 19, mApoSyl1.1, whole genome shotgun sequence genomic DNA contains:
- the LOC127669670 gene encoding keratin-associated protein 10-8-like, with the protein MAASTRSVCSDACTSSSWQVDDCPESCCEPCCCAPSYCQPSCCAPAPCLTLVCTPVSCVSSPCCQSSCCTPSCCQQSSCQPACCTCSPCQPSCCVPVCCTPVCCKPVCCVTICSGCQPTCCVPVCCKPVCYEAGCCGASSCCC; encoded by the coding sequence ATGGCCGCCTCCACCAGGTCCGTCTGCTCTGACGCTTGCACCAGCTCCTCCTGGCAGGTGGACgactgcccagagagctgctgtGAGCCCTGCTGCTGTGCCCCCAGCTACTGCCAGCCTAGCTGCTGTGCCCCAGCCCCCTGCCTGACCCTCGTCTGCACCCCAGTGAGCTGTGTGTCCAGCCCCTGCTGCCAATCTTCCTGCTGCACACCCTCATGCTGCCAGCAGTCTAGCTGTCAGCCAGCTTGCTGCACCTGCTCCCCCTGCCAGCCATCCTGCTGTGTACCTGTCTGCTGCACACCTGTCTGCTGCAAGCCAGTGTGCTGTGTCACCATCTGCTCTGGCTGCCAGCCGACCTGCTGCGTGCCCGTCTGTTGCAAGCCTGTCTGCTATGAGGCAGGCTGCTGTGGGGCTTCCTCCTGCTGCTGTTGA
- the LOC127669652 gene encoding keratin-associated protein 10-8-like isoform X5 — protein MAASTRSVCSDACTSSSWQVDDCPESCCEPCCCAPSCCQSSCCQPSCCQSSCCGPAPCLTLVCTPVSCVSSPCCQSSCCTPSCCQQSSCQPACCTCSPCQQPCCVTLCCKPVCCTPICSGSCCQQSSCQSSCCQPPCCVPVCCKPVCCTPICSGSSSSCCQPSCCAPVCCKPVCCKPCSSMSLLCRPVCRPACCVPTSSCCASSCQPSCCRPASCVSLLCRPACSRQACCGQKSSC, from the exons ATGGCCGCCTCCACCAGGTCCGTCTGCTCTGACGCTTGCACCAGCTCCTCCTGGCAGGTGGACgactgcccagagagctgctgtGAGCCCTGCTGCTGTGCCCCCAGCTGCTGCCAGT CCAGCTGCTGCCAACCTAGCTGCTGCCAGTCCAGCTGTTGTGGCCCCGCCCCCTGCCTGACCCTCGTCTGCACCCCAGTGAGCTGTGTGTCCAGCCCCTGCTGCCAATCCTCCTGCTGCACACCCTCATGCTGCCAGCAGTCTagctgccagccagcttgctGCACCTGCTCCCCCTGCCAGCAGCCTTGCTGTGTGACCCTTTGCTGTAAGCCTGTCTGCTGCACACCCATCTGCTCTGGATCATGCTGCCAGCAGTCTAGCTGCCAGTCCTCATGCTGTCAACCCCCCTGctgtgtgcctgtctgctgcaagcctgtgtgctgcaCCCCCATCtgctctggctcctcctcctcctgctgccagccctcctgctgtgctcctgtgtgctgcaagcctgtgtgctgcaAGCCCTGCTCCAGCATGTCCCTGCTGTGCCGCCCTGTGTGCAGACCTGCCTGCTGTGTGCCCACCTCCTCCTGCTGTGCCTCCTcctgccagcccagctgctgtcGCCCAGCCTCCTGTGTGTCCCTTCTGTGCCGTCCTGCCTGCTCCAGACAGGCCTGCTGTGGCCAGAAGTCCAGCTGCTGA
- the LOC127669652 gene encoding keratin-associated protein 10-8-like isoform X8, with translation MAASTRSVCSDACTSSSWQVDDCPESCCEPCCCAPSCCHCCGPAPCLTLVCTPVSCVSSPCCQSSCCTPSCCQQSSCQPACCTCSPCQQPCCVTLCCKPVCCTPICSGSCCQQSSCQSSCCQPPCCVPVCCKPVCCTPICSGSSSSCCQPSCCAPVCCKPVCCKPCSSMSLLCRPVCRPACCVPTSSCCASSCQPSCCRPASCVSLLCRPACSRQACCGQKSSC, from the exons ATGGCCGCCTCCACCAGGTCCGTCTGCTCTGACGCTTGCACCAGCTCCTCCTGGCAGGTGGACgactgcccagagagctgctgtGAGCCCTGCTGCTGTGCCCCCAGCTGCTGCCA CTGTTGTGGCCCCGCCCCCTGCCTGACCCTCGTCTGCACCCCAGTGAGCTGTGTGTCCAGCCCCTGCTGCCAATCCTCCTGCTGCACACCCTCATGCTGCCAGCAGTCTagctgccagccagcttgctGCACCTGCTCCCCCTGCCAGCAGCCTTGCTGTGTGACCCTTTGCTGTAAGCCTGTCTGCTGCACACCCATCTGCTCTGGATCATGCTGCCAGCAGTCTAGCTGCCAGTCCTCATGCTGTCAACCCCCCTGctgtgtgcctgtctgctgcaagcctgtgtgctgcaCCCCCATCtgctctggctcctcctcctcctgctgccagccctcctgctgtgctcctgtgtgctgcaagcctgtgtgctgcaAGCCCTGCTCCAGCATGTCCCTGCTGTGCCGCCCTGTGTGCAGACCTGCCTGCTGTGTGCCCACCTCCTCCTGCTGTGCCTCCTcctgccagcccagctgctgtcGCCCAGCCTCCTGTGTGTCCCTTCTGTGCCGTCCTGCCTGCTCCAGACAGGCCTGCTGTGGCCAGAAGTCCAGCTGCTGA
- the LOC127669652 gene encoding keratin-associated protein 10-8-like isoform X4 translates to MAASTRSVCSDACTSSSWQVDDCPESCCEPCCCAPSCCQSSCCQPSCCAPSCCQPSCCHCCGPAPCLTLVCTPVSCVSSPCCQSSCCTPSCCQQSSCQPACCTCSPCQQPCCVTLCCKPVCCTPICSGSCCQQSSCQSSCCQPPCCVPVCCKPVCCTPICSGSSSSCCQPSCCAPVCCKPVCCKPCSSMSLLCRPVCRPACCVPTSSCCASSCQPSCCRPASCVSLLCRPACSRQACCGQKSSC, encoded by the exons ATGGCCGCCTCCACCAGGTCCGTCTGCTCTGACGCTTGCACCAGCTCCTCCTGGCAGGTGGACgactgcccagagagctgctgtGAGCCCTGCTGCTGTGCCCCCAGCTGCTGCCAGTCCAGCTGCTGCCAACCCAGCTGCTGTGCCCCCAGCTGCTGCCAACCCAGCTGCTGCCA CTGTTGTGGCCCCGCCCCCTGCCTGACCCTCGTCTGCACCCCAGTGAGCTGTGTGTCCAGCCCCTGCTGCCAATCCTCCTGCTGCACACCCTCATGCTGCCAGCAGTCTagctgccagccagcttgctGCACCTGCTCCCCCTGCCAGCAGCCTTGCTGTGTGACCCTTTGCTGTAAGCCTGTCTGCTGCACACCCATCTGCTCTGGATCATGCTGCCAGCAGTCTAGCTGCCAGTCCTCATGCTGTCAACCCCCCTGctgtgtgcctgtctgctgcaagcctgtgtgctgcaCCCCCATCtgctctggctcctcctcctcctgctgccagccctcctgctgtgctcctgtgtgctgcaagcctgtgtgctgcaAGCCCTGCTCCAGCATGTCCCTGCTGTGCCGCCCTGTGTGCAGACCTGCCTGCTGTGTGCCCACCTCCTCCTGCTGTGCCTCCTcctgccagcccagctgctgtcGCCCAGCCTCCTGTGTGTCCCTTCTGTGCCGTCCTGCCTGCTCCAGACAGGCCTGCTGTGGCCAGAAGTCCAGCTGCTGA
- the LOC127669652 gene encoding keratin-associated protein 10-8-like isoform X9, translating to MAASTRSVCSDACTSSSWQVDDCPESCCEPCCCSSCCGPAPCLTLVCTPVSCVSSPCCQSSCCTPSCCQQSSCQPACCTCSPCQQPCCVTLCCKPVCCTPICSGSCCQQSSCQSSCCQPPCCVPVCCKPVCCTPICSGSSSSCCQPSCCAPVCCKPVCCKPCSSMSLLCRPVCRPACCVPTSSCCASSCQPSCCRPASCVSLLCRPACSRQACCGQKSSC from the exons ATGGCCGCCTCCACCAGGTCCGTCTGCTCTGACGCTTGCACCAGCTCCTCCTGGCAGGTGGACgactgcccagagagctgctgtGAGCCCTGCTGCTGT TCCAGCTGTTGTGGCCCCGCCCCCTGCCTGACCCTCGTCTGCACCCCAGTGAGCTGTGTGTCCAGCCCCTGCTGCCAATCCTCCTGCTGCACACCCTCATGCTGCCAGCAGTCTagctgccagccagcttgctGCACCTGCTCCCCCTGCCAGCAGCCTTGCTGTGTGACCCTTTGCTGTAAGCCTGTCTGCTGCACACCCATCTGCTCTGGATCATGCTGCCAGCAGTCTAGCTGCCAGTCCTCATGCTGTCAACCCCCCTGctgtgtgcctgtctgctgcaagcctgtgtgctgcaCCCCCATCtgctctggctcctcctcctcctgctgccagccctcctgctgtgctcctgtgtgctgcaagcctgtgtgctgcaAGCCCTGCTCCAGCATGTCCCTGCTGTGCCGCCCTGTGTGCAGACCTGCCTGCTGTGTGCCCACCTCCTCCTGCTGTGCCTCCTcctgccagcccagctgctgtcGCCCAGCCTCCTGTGTGTCCCTTCTGTGCCGTCCTGCCTGCTCCAGACAGGCCTGCTGTGGCCAGAAGTCCAGCTGCTGA
- the LOC127669652 gene encoding keratin-associated protein 10-8-like isoform X7, producing the protein MAASTRSVCSDACTSSSWQVDDCPESCCEPCCCAPSCCQSSCCQPSCCAPAPCLTLVCTPVSCVSSPCCQSSCCTPSCCQQSSCQPACCTCSPCQQPCCVTLCCKPVCCTPICSGSCCQQSSCQSSCCQPPCCVPVCCKPVCCTPICSGSSSSCCQPSCCAPVCCKPVCCKPCSSMSLLCRPVCRPACCVPTSSCCASSCQPSCCRPASCVSLLCRPACSRQACCGQKSSC; encoded by the exons ATGGCCGCCTCCACCAGGTCCGTCTGCTCTGACGCTTGCACCAGCTCCTCCTGGCAGGTGGACgactgcccagagagctgctgtGAGCCCTGCTGCTGTGCCCCCAGCTGCTGCCAGTCCAGCTGCTGCCAACCCAGCTGCTGTGC CCCCGCCCCCTGCCTGACCCTCGTCTGCACCCCAGTGAGCTGTGTGTCCAGCCCCTGCTGCCAATCCTCCTGCTGCACACCCTCATGCTGCCAGCAGTCTagctgccagccagcttgctGCACCTGCTCCCCCTGCCAGCAGCCTTGCTGTGTGACCCTTTGCTGTAAGCCTGTCTGCTGCACACCCATCTGCTCTGGATCATGCTGCCAGCAGTCTAGCTGCCAGTCCTCATGCTGTCAACCCCCCTGctgtgtgcctgtctgctgcaagcctgtgtgctgcaCCCCCATCtgctctggctcctcctcctcctgctgccagccctcctgctgtgctcctgtgtgctgcaagcctgtgtgctgcaAGCCCTGCTCCAGCATGTCCCTGCTGTGCCGCCCTGTGTGCAGACCTGCCTGCTGTGTGCCCACCTCCTCCTGCTGTGCCTCCTcctgccagcccagctgctgtcGCCCAGCCTCCTGTGTGTCCCTTCTGTGCCGTCCTGCCTGCTCCAGACAGGCCTGCTGTGGCCAGAAGTCCAGCTGCTGA
- the LOC127669652 gene encoding keratin-associated protein 10-7-like isoform X1 has product MAASTRSVCSDACTSSSWQVDDCPESCCEPCCCAPSCCQSSCCQPSCCAPSCCQPSCCQSSCCAPSCCQSSCCQPSCCQSSCCVPCCVPSCCQPSCCHPCCQSSCCTPSCCQQSSCQPACCTCSPCQQPCCVTLCCKPVCCTPICSGSCCQQSSCQSSCCQPPCCVPVCCKPVCCTPICSGSSSSCCQPSCCAPVCCKPVCCKPCSSMSLLCRPVCRPACCVPTSSCCASSCQPSCCRPASCVSLLCRPACSRQACCGQKSSC; this is encoded by the exons ATGGCCGCCTCCACCAGGTCCGTCTGCTCTGACGCTTGCACCAGCTCCTCCTGGCAGGTGGACgactgcccagagagctgctgtGAGCCCTGCTGCTGTGCCCCCAGCTGCTGCCAGTCCAGCTGCTGCCAACCCAGCTGCTGTGCCCCCAGCTGCTGCCAACCCAGCTGCTGCCAGTCCAGCTGCTGTGCCCCCAGCTGCTGCCAGTCTAGCTGCTGCCAACCCAGCTGCTGCCAGTCCAGCTGCTGTGTTCCTTGCTGTGTCCCCAGCTGCTGCCAACCTAGCTGCTGCCA CCCCTGCTGCCAATCCTCCTGCTGCACACCCTCATGCTGCCAGCAGTCTagctgccagccagcttgctGCACCTGCTCCCCCTGCCAGCAGCCTTGCTGTGTGACCCTTTGCTGTAAGCCTGTCTGCTGCACACCCATCTGCTCTGGATCATGCTGCCAGCAGTCTAGCTGCCAGTCCTCATGCTGTCAACCCCCCTGctgtgtgcctgtctgctgcaagcctgtgtgctgcaCCCCCATCtgctctggctcctcctcctcctgctgccagccctcctgctgtgctcctgtgtgctgcaagcctgtgtgctgcaAGCCCTGCTCCAGCATGTCCCTGCTGTGCCGCCCTGTGTGCAGACCTGCCTGCTGTGTGCCCACCTCCTCCTGCTGTGCCTCCTcctgccagcccagctgctgtcGCCCAGCCTCCTGTGTGTCCCTTCTGTGCCGTCCTGCCTGCTCCAGACAGGCCTGCTGTGGCCAGAAGTCCAGCTGCTGA
- the LOC127669652 gene encoding keratin-associated protein 10-1-like isoform X2, with the protein MAASTRSVCSDACTSSSWQVDDCPESCCEPCCCAPSCCQSSCCQPSCCAPSCCQPSCCQSSCCAPSCCQSSCCQPSCCQSSCCVPCCVPSCCQPSCCQSSSSCCQQSSCQPACCTCSPCQQPCCVTLCCKPVCCTPICSGSCCQQSSCQSSCCQPPCCVPVCCKPVCCTPICSGSSSSCCQPSCCAPVCCKPVCCKPCSSMSLLCRPVCRPACCVPTSSCCASSCQPSCCRPASCVSLLCRPACSRQACCGQKSSC; encoded by the exons ATGGCCGCCTCCACCAGGTCCGTCTGCTCTGACGCTTGCACCAGCTCCTCCTGGCAGGTGGACgactgcccagagagctgctgtGAGCCCTGCTGCTGTGCCCCCAGCTGCTGCCAGTCCAGCTGCTGCCAACCCAGCTGCTGTGCCCCCAGCTGCTGCCAACCCAGCTGCTGCCAGTCCAGCTGCTGTGCCCCCAGCTGCTGCCAGTCTAGCTGCTGCCAACCCAGCTGCTGCCAGTCCAGCTGCTGTGTTCCTTGCTGTGTCCCCAGCTGCTGCCAACCTAGCTGCTGCCAGTCCAGCT CCTCATGCTGCCAGCAGTCTagctgccagccagcttgctGCACCTGCTCCCCCTGCCAGCAGCCTTGCTGTGTGACCCTTTGCTGTAAGCCTGTCTGCTGCACACCCATCTGCTCTGGATCATGCTGCCAGCAGTCTAGCTGCCAGTCCTCATGCTGTCAACCCCCCTGctgtgtgcctgtctgctgcaagcctgtgtgctgcaCCCCCATCtgctctggctcctcctcctcctgctgccagccctcctgctgtgctcctgtgtgctgcaagcctgtgtgctgcaAGCCCTGCTCCAGCATGTCCCTGCTGTGCCGCCCTGTGTGCAGACCTGCCTGCTGTGTGCCCACCTCCTCCTGCTGTGCCTCCTcctgccagcccagctgctgtcGCCCAGCCTCCTGTGTGTCCCTTCTGTGCCGTCCTGCCTGCTCCAGACAGGCCTGCTGTGGCCAGAAGTCCAGCTGCTGA
- the LOC127669652 gene encoding keratin-associated protein 10-8-like isoform X6, with translation MAASTRSVCSDACTSSSWQVDDCPESCCEPCCCAPSCCHCCQPSCCQSSCCGPAPCLTLVCTPVSCVSSPCCQSSCCTPSCCQQSSCQPACCTCSPCQQPCCVTLCCKPVCCTPICSGSCCQQSSCQSSCCQPPCCVPVCCKPVCCTPICSGSSSSCCQPSCCAPVCCKPVCCKPCSSMSLLCRPVCRPACCVPTSSCCASSCQPSCCRPASCVSLLCRPACSRQACCGQKSSC, from the exons ATGGCCGCCTCCACCAGGTCCGTCTGCTCTGACGCTTGCACCAGCTCCTCCTGGCAGGTGGACgactgcccagagagctgctgtGAGCCCTGCTGCTGTGCCCCCAGCTGCTGCCA CTGCTGCCAACCTAGCTGCTGCCAGTCCAGCTGTTGTGGCCCCGCCCCCTGCCTGACCCTCGTCTGCACCCCAGTGAGCTGTGTGTCCAGCCCCTGCTGCCAATCCTCCTGCTGCACACCCTCATGCTGCCAGCAGTCTagctgccagccagcttgctGCACCTGCTCCCCCTGCCAGCAGCCTTGCTGTGTGACCCTTTGCTGTAAGCCTGTCTGCTGCACACCCATCTGCTCTGGATCATGCTGCCAGCAGTCTAGCTGCCAGTCCTCATGCTGTCAACCCCCCTGctgtgtgcctgtctgctgcaagcctgtgtgctgcaCCCCCATCtgctctggctcctcctcctcctgctgccagccctcctgctgtgctcctgtgtgctgcaagcctgtgtgctgcaAGCCCTGCTCCAGCATGTCCCTGCTGTGCCGCCCTGTGTGCAGACCTGCCTGCTGTGTGCCCACCTCCTCCTGCTGTGCCTCCTcctgccagcccagctgctgtcGCCCAGCCTCCTGTGTGTCCCTTCTGTGCCGTCCTGCCTGCTCCAGACAGGCCTGCTGTGGCCAGAAGTCCAGCTGCTGA
- the LOC127669652 gene encoding keratin-associated protein 10-7-like isoform X3 — protein MAASTRSVCSDACTSSSWQVDDCPESCCEPCCCAPSCCHCCQSSCCVPCCVPSCCQPSCCQSSCCGPAPCLTLVCTPVSCVSSPCCQSSCCTPSCCQQSSCQPACCTCSPCQQPCCVTLCCKPVCCTPICSGSCCQQSSCQSSCCQPPCCVPVCCKPVCCTPICSGSSSSCCQPSCCAPVCCKPVCCKPCSSMSLLCRPVCRPACCVPTSSCCASSCQPSCCRPASCVSLLCRPACSRQACCGQKSSC, from the exons ATGGCCGCCTCCACCAGGTCCGTCTGCTCTGACGCTTGCACCAGCTCCTCCTGGCAGGTGGACgactgcccagagagctgctgtGAGCCCTGCTGCTGTGCCCCCAGCTGCTGCCA CTGCTGCCAGTCCAGCTGCTGTGTTCCTTGCTGTGTCCCCAGCTGCTGCCAACCTAGCTGCTGCCAGTCCAGCTGTTGTGGCCCCGCCCCCTGCCTGACCCTCGTCTGCACCCCAGTGAGCTGTGTGTCCAGCCCCTGCTGCCAATCCTCCTGCTGCACACCCTCATGCTGCCAGCAGTCTagctgccagccagcttgctGCACCTGCTCCCCCTGCCAGCAGCCTTGCTGTGTGACCCTTTGCTGTAAGCCTGTCTGCTGCACACCCATCTGCTCTGGATCATGCTGCCAGCAGTCTAGCTGCCAGTCCTCATGCTGTCAACCCCCCTGctgtgtgcctgtctgctgcaagcctgtgtgctgcaCCCCCATCtgctctggctcctcctcctcctgctgccagccctcctgctgtgctcctgtgtgctgcaagcctgtgtgctgcaAGCCCTGCTCCAGCATGTCCCTGCTGTGCCGCCCTGTGTGCAGACCTGCCTGCTGTGTGCCCACCTCCTCCTGCTGTGCCTCCTcctgccagcccagctgctgtcGCCCAGCCTCCTGTGTGTCCCTTCTGTGCCGTCCTGCCTGCTCCAGACAGGCCTGCTGTGGCCAGAAGTCCAGCTGCTGA
- the LOC127669661 gene encoding keratin-associated protein 10-3-like isoform X3, with protein sequence MAASTRSVCSDACTSSSWQVDDCPESCCEPPCCAPSCCAPAPCLTLVCTPVSCVSSPCCQSSCCTPSCCQQSSCQPACCTCSPCQQPCCVTLCCKPVCCTPICSGSCCQQSSCQSPCCQPSCCVPVCCKPVCCTPICSGSSSSCCQPSCCAPVCCKPVCCKPCSSVSLLCRPVCRPACCVPTSSCCASCCQPSCCRPASCVSLLCRPACSRQACCGQKSSC encoded by the exons ATGGCCGCCTCCACCAGGTCTGTCTGCTCTGATGCTTGCACCAGCTCCTCCTGGCAGGTGGACgactgcccagagagctgctgtGAGCC TCCTTGCTGTGCCCCCAGCTGCTgtgcccctgccccctgcctgaCCCTCGTCTGCACCCCAGTGAGCTGTGTGTCCAGCCCCTGCTGCCAATCCTCCTGCTGCACACCCTCATGCTGCCAGCAGTCTagctgccagccagcttgctGCACCTGCTCCCCCTGCCAGCAGCCCTGCTGTGTGACCCTTTGCTGCAAGCCTGTCTGCTGCACACCCATCTGCTCTGGGTCATGCTGCCAGCAGTCTAGCTGCCAGTCCCCATGCTGCCAGCCCTCTTGctgtgtgcctgtctgctgcaagcctgtgtgctgcaCCCCCATCtgctctggctcctcctcctcctgctgccagccctcctgctgtgctcctgtgtgctgcaagcctgtgtgctgcaAGCCCTGCTCCAGTGTGTCCCTGCTGTGTCGCCCTGTGTGCAGACCTGCCTGCTGTGTGCCCACCTCCTCCTGCTGTGCCTcctgctgccagcccagctgctgtcGCCCAGCCTCCTGTGTGTCCCTGCTGTGCCGCCCTGCCTGCTCCAGACAGGCCTGCTGTGGCCAGAAGTCCAGCTGTTGA
- the LOC127669661 gene encoding keratin-associated protein 10-8-like isoform X1: MAASTRSVCSDACTSSSWQVDDCPESCCEPCCCAPSCCQSSCCQPSCCHCCAPAPCLTLVCTPVSCVSSPCCQSSCCTPSCCQQSSCQPACCTCSPCQQPCCVTLCCKPVCCTPICSGSCCQQSSCQSPCCQPSCCVPVCCKPVCCTPICSGSSSSCCQPSCCAPVCCKPVCCKPCSSVSLLCRPVCRPACCVPTSSCCASCCQPSCCRPASCVSLLCRPACSRQACCGQKSSC; this comes from the exons ATGGCCGCCTCCACCAGGTCTGTCTGCTCTGATGCTTGCACCAGCTCCTCCTGGCAGGTGGACgactgcccagagagctgctgtGAGCCCTGCTGCTGTGCCCCCAGCTGCTGCCAGTCTAGCTGCTGCCAACCCAGCTGCTGCCA CTGCTgtgcccctgccccctgcctgaCCCTCGTCTGCACCCCAGTGAGCTGTGTGTCCAGCCCCTGCTGCCAATCCTCCTGCTGCACACCCTCATGCTGCCAGCAGTCTagctgccagccagcttgctGCACCTGCTCCCCCTGCCAGCAGCCCTGCTGTGTGACCCTTTGCTGCAAGCCTGTCTGCTGCACACCCATCTGCTCTGGGTCATGCTGCCAGCAGTCTAGCTGCCAGTCCCCATGCTGCCAGCCCTCTTGctgtgtgcctgtctgctgcaagcctgtgtgctgcaCCCCCATCtgctctggctcctcctcctcctgctgccagccctcctgctgtgctcctgtgtgctgcaagcctgtgtgctgcaAGCCCTGCTCCAGTGTGTCCCTGCTGTGTCGCCCTGTGTGCAGACCTGCCTGCTGTGTGCCCACCTCCTCCTGCTGTGCCTcctgctgccagcccagctgctgtcGCCCAGCCTCCTGTGTGTCCCTGCTGTGCCGCCCTGCCTGCTCCAGACAGGCCTGCTGTGGCCAGAAGTCCAGCTGTTGA
- the LOC127669661 gene encoding keratin-associated protein 10-8-like isoform X2 yields MAASTRSVCSDACTSSSWQVDDCPESCCEPCCCAPSCCHCCAPAPCLTLVCTPVSCVSSPCCQSSCCTPSCCQQSSCQPACCTCSPCQQPCCVTLCCKPVCCTPICSGSCCQQSSCQSPCCQPSCCVPVCCKPVCCTPICSGSSSSCCQPSCCAPVCCKPVCCKPCSSVSLLCRPVCRPACCVPTSSCCASCCQPSCCRPASCVSLLCRPACSRQACCGQKSSC; encoded by the exons ATGGCCGCCTCCACCAGGTCTGTCTGCTCTGATGCTTGCACCAGCTCCTCCTGGCAGGTGGACgactgcccagagagctgctgtGAGCCCTGCTGCTGTGCCCCCAGCTGCTGCCA CTGCTgtgcccctgccccctgcctgaCCCTCGTCTGCACCCCAGTGAGCTGTGTGTCCAGCCCCTGCTGCCAATCCTCCTGCTGCACACCCTCATGCTGCCAGCAGTCTagctgccagccagcttgctGCACCTGCTCCCCCTGCCAGCAGCCCTGCTGTGTGACCCTTTGCTGCAAGCCTGTCTGCTGCACACCCATCTGCTCTGGGTCATGCTGCCAGCAGTCTAGCTGCCAGTCCCCATGCTGCCAGCCCTCTTGctgtgtgcctgtctgctgcaagcctgtgtgctgcaCCCCCATCtgctctggctcctcctcctcctgctgccagccctcctgctgtgctcctgtgtgctgcaagcctgtgtgctgcaAGCCCTGCTCCAGTGTGTCCCTGCTGTGTCGCCCTGTGTGCAGACCTGCCTGCTGTGTGCCCACCTCCTCCTGCTGTGCCTcctgctgccagcccagctgctgtcGCCCAGCCTCCTGTGTGTCCCTGCTGTGCCGCCCTGCCTGCTCCAGACAGGCCTGCTGTGGCCAGAAGTCCAGCTGTTGA